The proteins below come from a single Papaver somniferum cultivar HN1 chromosome 11, ASM357369v1, whole genome shotgun sequence genomic window:
- the LOC113323626 gene encoding uncharacterized protein LOC113323626, with protein sequence MATMIARKSSHLIFRSLTTTTTMSPLKHPSSSCSPWFLSSSSSKEKPQAYHRSEDDEPSIRSRLPPREKGSRDDHRINVQKSKTIPGRHVVTLTFKPFAR encoded by the exons ATGGCGACgatgattgcaaggaaatcttcaCATCTTATCTTTCGATCCctcactactactactactatgtCACCACTGAAGCATCCCTCGTCGTCTTGTTCTCCTTGGTTCCTTTCGTCGTCCTCATCGAAAGAGAAACCGCAAGCATATCAtcgttctgaagatgatgaaccaTCTATAAGATCTAGGTTACCTCCAAGGGAAAAAg GTTCACGCGATGATCATCGTATTAATGTCCAGAAATCAAAGACAATTCCAGGCAGACATGTAGTTACTCTCACATTTAAGCCGTTTGCTAG